The segment GTAGACAACTAGGATTGAGGTTAGAAAGATGGGAGAGAATGCCTTCATCACATAGCTCATAGGCCCGTTGGGTTGCTACTGGTGAAAAAATCTCAAGTGTCAAAAGTAAATATAACATGAGTAATTCAAAGCACATCAttatgccaatgagctctaactCAAATGGTAGTACCTTCTCCCATAAAAATGGGTGAatggtgaggttgtgggttcaaagcCCATTGGGGGTGTGTGTGTTAACTGCCAattcaccaaaaagaaaaagaatccaAATTACATAGTTGTATTACCATCATGGAACTATTAGAGAGAATTTTGGAACTAACCAGGTATCAAAAGCTTCAAAACTTAGATTGGCAAAAACTGAATTTTTCACCTAGTTAAATACATGAAGACCCACTTGATATGCTAGCAAGGCTAAAACTCGTTTCCAGTGctttaaacatttattgaataaatatttcTGAATTCTACTAGAATGTAGTGACTTGTAAGATATTGGTATGCTGGCAACCCTGAATTAGACAAATATGGTGTGATAATATAAGCTATAGCGTAATGGAAGGCTTGATAGAGATGACAACAGAAGTTTGCTTTAGCGTTTTCAAAATGGACTAATGGTGGACACTACAAACTTGAAGGTTGAGTAAGATTTTGGATTAGTAGCTTAATGTTTGGGTAAAGCTTACAATGGGAGAAAACGATGCAAAGTATTGTGAATAAAATTGCTATCAGTTATTACTATAGTTACCTTcttatcaaaattgaaaaatatagtgaCCACTTACCATTCTAAGAGATTGGGATGTTGAATGCACCAGTATTAGAGGGTCAACAAAGTTTAtgctttttttaattctttttttttttttttttgggcactGGAAATGTTAGTCATTGCACAGTTATAATTGAAACTTGGATCTACCAAATTTTGCTTTTAGTGATGAATCAAGGTGCTTGAGAGACTTAACCTATTCTTTTGTGTGTGAACCTacttacctatcaaaaacaaattttgtgtGTGAAACCTACAATATGATTCAGAGATAAGAATTCAGAATGCCGTTATGCCAAGCATTATGTGCCACCTGAATGCTTTCATGCAATTTTTTGTGCCTTGATGCCTCTTGCAATTCTTTCATCCCATTGGAATTCTGAAACCTCAAAACCTGATTATTTTCACTTGCTGAGTGAAGCTGTATTGCATCCATTTATCCTTTCTTTGCCCCTTCAACACTAATTGGGTGCACCTGCAAATTACAGGTGAAAAAGGAATGAGTTGCTAAAATTGGCTCTGAATGGATCCctataccaataaaaaaaataaaaaataaaaaaccaagagaTGCATTGTTTGAGATTTTCTTTTGACATCATTATGTCTTctatttattgtatttttcttttctttgttcccCAGGCATTCTCTTATCATCCCAAAATCTCATTTTTGTTCATTGGAAGCCACTCCACCATCTGTAAGTAATTTTAAGTGAGTATAGTCGGTTTGTATCACATGACATCTATGTAGATCCAATCATTTTGTATTATGTCTATAGAGACATGATCAATTTGCATCATGTATAGAAAGCCTTCACAAATTTTCTAGTGTAGACATTTTTTAACAGTAGTGTTGCTTTCCTTTTAAACATCTTTGTATTAGATAATGTAgttagtgaatttttttaacGTGTGCGTCAAAATCTATTATGCGTAAGTGCATGTGTAAGAAGATCAATGGTTAAAccccaaagaagtgaagttaaaattataatttttgtgagCCCTGTTTTTTACTTCTGTTGTTGTTTAGGAGCACTTGGAGTGACAACATGCATTTTAACTATAGTCCCcccaccctctctctctctccctttgatAGGCATTTCTTGATAGTCAATATAACCTATTTTCTTGGgccaaacaaaaaattcaagataGGGAGGGCCGAAGTactaataattatgaaaaattagTCAACTTAGAAAGCACATAATATCATCTAGGAAATAAGAATATTTGGGGTACACACCTCTATATTTAATGTAAAATTAAACTGAAATATAAAGTGTAAATCTTGAGATTTTAGTAAGTTTACCCCTAAGCATATATGTAATTCTGCCTCTGCTTCTTTCCTTGAATTCAATGATATTTGTGGAAGATTTTTTACATATGCACATGCATTTTTTCTTACCTATATAGATCTTGTTGGATGTTTTAAAGTTATTCAAGGAGGCTaacaattttttgatttttagagcTTCATCTCATGATATGTCAACTCTCTCATTTCTTGTACATCTATTAAGCTAAAGTTCTTTGTTATTAGTATCTGTGCAAGGAGTACAGAGCAGTAAAAGGATTTATAGCACgcctctctctttcactctctctctagGCATCCaaatataaattcttttcatgtCTCCTAGTCAACTTATTGTGCAGGTGGTGGCTGCAATGTGTTCAAAAGTGCCCTTCATCAGCAGTGCAATAATGAAAGCTACTGACAGTGGTATGTACTTATGGCTCACTGCAATCACAATTATGactgttcttttctttcttttttaaccgaaagagtataaaaattaaaatggccACCTACATGATTACCTTACTTAATGTTATTGCTTAAAATACAAACAGCATGggaatttgatttttctttagaaacaGTTAGTAGTGACTGTGGGTTTTGTTGGATTGGGTTGGCTAAATTGTGACGATGCAGATGGTCCAAAAAGACAAAACATATACCGGTCATTGGAAAAAAAGCCACCAATCTACTCCTATTCTACATTTTTCTCAGAATTTTGAAACTCTACAATTGGTTGGTCTAGGTGTCAAAGAACCATGCCTCATGAAGCAGAAATCACTAGTTCTAATCTTCTTTAGGTAGAACCAACACTCAGTAATCTTGGGCACAAGTGCGCATATTCGAGTCTTGAACACAGTTGTTGAAAAATATCTGAAGACACCCCCCTTTACCACACTTTGGTGGGAATAGTGGCGTTTAAtaaagtttattataaaaaagtttcaaaaaaaggaaaaggaaaagaaaagggcaCAGTTGTACTAGGAGGGAAACAtacaagaaaactaaaaaaagcaATGGAGAGAAACAAAATGGAAAGGCTTCATTTGGATGAGCTTACTTTCAACTCAAAAGAGAATGTATGGCTTTTTAAAGTATGACCTTTTTAAGGTATAACTGTATTTTTACACAATGAACTAAATAAACTGATGAAAATAAGCTCACCCAAACGGagaattcaaaaaatacaatgatCCAAACTTAAAATTCTTAGATAGTTttatttatcaaagaaaaaaaattcttagataGTTATGCCTATGATGTCCATTATGCATGCCATAATTTTGTTGTTTGGACGGCGATATGTATCATTAATTAAATgcacaaacccaaaattccATCTATAGATATaaagtagaaatttttttgataaggatTACACTAATGAGATGATTCTAACTTAGATCAACATGGAATGTATGGGCTATAGGGTGAAAAATAACCTTAGTAGTAAACTTGACATTGAGTCTCATAAGAAGTTATTTAGGATTCAACCTGTCAGTTTGATACCTGGTGTAATATATAAAGCTATGAACATGCatgcgcgcgcgcacacacacacatatatactatTTAAACTGGGAGAGCAACAGCTTGGTTACAGTGGGTAATATGTTGTGATTTATTAATTTCatgacacacacacacccatatatatatatatatatataaatatatctgTTTGTGTTATTTACAGCCATTAGTTGCTCTCTCCTGTTTAATCTGGGAGAACTACAGCTTGGTTAGGGTTGGCAATATGTTCTGATTTATTAATTTCATGATGTACCACCTTCCGTAATAAATTGTCTCCATCTTCAGTAATAGACTAATAGTTGCATTGATTGCAATAAGACCTGATGAAAGTGGTCCTCTAATTTaggtttggcttttttttttttttttttgattggtaaataaaaacttcattgaaaataaaaaagaggtaCAACAAAGAAAGCAGTTCCCCTGGTACACAGGTAGTGTACAATGGGAAACAAAGCGTTAAACAAAACCACATGTAtctaaaaaatccaacaaagaaGATAAGATTATATAGCAGGAATCTGATTAAGCAACTAAATAGTTACTCACAGAGAGTGTTGGTATCATGGTACAATGGGGTCACTGATATTGTGCTAAACAGCAAGTACACTGCCCAAGAGGCGGGATCATTTAGTGCTCTTTGGATACCTGCTGTGGCACTTTTAAAATTTCATGGAAAATTAGGTATTAGAGAAccaattttagattttcttaacTATAAAAATCGAAAGaatacaaaatacaagaaaaaaggTCTACCATATTTGTCTTGAAAGGAATGCTACATCACATGGGGGAAGCAGGGGTGGAGCTACGTTGGTGacttgggggggtggggggggccatcaaaggttttttttttttttttttttttttttttttttttttttttaaattagagcAGGTAAAATTGCACTTGAACCATATTTCTAAGAACTGGCCCCtacatgaaaaattatttggccCTCCCATTTGTCCACGTTTAGTGTTCCTTCCAAACTTgcttttcatcttttaatattttccctCATTTATTATTAGTCTTTACTATTGAAACTCCTTCACATGTTAGACCATTGGCTTGattagaaattttactttttcaattccaaagcttcaatatatttttcttgatctGGTTTGAGCTGATATTGCTCTTTATTGTACATTATATTGCTCTATGTTGTAAGCTGATATTGTTTTCCGCATTTGTTGCTACTTGCTAGTAAATGTTGCTCTCTATTATTGAATATACCTATTGctatttttccttctctattttttctgctctattttgcTGTGGCCATTCTTTTGGCTTTGTATTCTTCTTTCCtttgcataaaatttataattttgtctcAAAAACTAGTGCTGAGATAATTTGGAACTAGCAAAAATTACTTTAAGATCTTGAGAAGTACTAGAGtattcttctcctttttttttttttttttttaataaaccaaTCAATAAgctttattcaaaatttcatttttggcTTCTATTCTACTCAAATAGCCAAATGTGAAAgtcatcttgtatttttatatataatttcatattggtttataaggattttgttgtttttattttctaaaaatattatatcttcTTATATATGTAGttgttatatttatatttaatttcttgaatggTTTGAACTTATGGTTTGTTAAAAGGACTAGAGAAACTTAGAAGGGAAAATGAACTTAAGATACTTAATTGGTCATTTAGTTTTGTTAAGTGCTAATAAGAATTGCATTGATTAAACTAATGCACAAAAACATATATGtagtattttgagtttttcttgaattgtgACTCACTACGAGATAGTTTAATCTCGGCCCCCTCAAATCAAAATTCCTAGCTCCGCCCCTGGGGGGAAGTGTTAGTACAGAAAGGCAGCTGATTCAGAAAAGAGTTACTTGGTGtaagaatattaaaaacaaaatacgaAACAGGATTCTCTACAGCATGTGCAAGATTCCTAACTTTGTGTTGGCTTCATGAGTTGTTTTGGTGTTCAAAATTTCTGGTTGCTGGTTGTCCAGCATAAGGGGATTGGCAACAGTCTTGGTACAGATATTCTGTTGTGTTTCTATCTGTTAGTTTTATGTTTCTCTGCTTTGTTTTTGACTAATGAAATCTTATCATTCATatacccacccccccccccccccccccctcccccccaacaaaaaaaaaaaaaaaaaaatcacatcaaatTCAAAGTGCTTTTCTCTGTTTAGAGTGGAATGTGAATATATACCAGCAGAATTGAACTGTTATTTAGTTGTTAAGTTTTCATCAATATTTTAGCATTATAACAACTTAACTGGAAGTATTTCATGCAGATTCATTCAACTTGGTAGTTAACAATGGTGCATCTGCTGGACAAGTTATATTTCATGTAagtaaatatcattttttttcctcttcatctATATTCGAGTTCCGATATGTCCACTATAAAATATTAAGTCTGAATCTTATTAAAACTGAATGTCAAATGCATCAGGACCACTGCTGCCTGTCAACTATTTTAGTagactagtttttttttgttttgtcttaaaacGTAAACATAGGAAAATATTAGCCTTTGCTAATTTTGCTATATAAATTTCAGACTCATATTCATATAATCCCTCGAAAGGCGCATGATTGCTTGTGGCCTTCTGAGGTATGTATTGCTTGCTTATATTTCTCAATTCTGGGACAATAACATACACGAGGTAGAGATATGTGAATGTTGATGTTTTGCAGAGTTTACGGAGGCGTCGCCTAAAGTTGGACCAGGATGTTTTTAAACTTGTAGATAGTGTTCGAGAACAGTTATCAGTATCGAACAACACCAAGAATGGTCTCACAGGAAATTAGTGGGTCATTGATCTGCAGTTGTAATTTATGCCATGATGGTATGCATCTTGTAAATACATGCAGTTTTTCTGGGTTGACTAGCATAAATGGATCGTTTTATTTTCTACctgtatttattttctttaccccctttttttttgtttttaattttgttagattgG is part of the Quercus robur chromosome 9, dhQueRobu3.1, whole genome shotgun sequence genome and harbors:
- the LOC126698962 gene encoding adenylylsulfatase HINT3 isoform X1; the encoded protein is MEEAKARRRLSILCSHLRPLGASDSGHAPTHLISSRVSNSDSETENNEKNLHQNDCVFCKIIINESPSVKLYEDDMCLCILDRNPLSHGHSLIIPKSHFCSLEATPPSVVAAMCSKVPFISSAIMKATDSDSFNLVVNNGASAGQVIFHTHIHIIPRKAHDCLWPSESLRRRRLKLDQDVFKLVDSVREQLSVSNNTKNGLTGN
- the LOC126698962 gene encoding adenylylsulfatase HINT3 isoform X4 gives rise to the protein MEEAKARRRLSILCSHLRPLGASDSGHAPTHLISSRVSNSDSETENNEKNLHQNDCVFCKIIINESPSVKLYEDDMCLCILDRNPLSHGHSLIIPKSHFCSLEATPPSVVAAMCSKVPFISSAIMKATDSDSFNLVVNNGASAGQVIFHSLRRRRLKLDQDVFKLVDSVREQLSVSNNTKNGLTGN